A genomic region of Microbacterium schleiferi contains the following coding sequences:
- a CDS encoding sensor histidine kinase, protein MTFLGVTANITMRQTRAFKRLLLGQTRRLETTLDRVSSAERSTIELINGVDVGILRFARDGSLLAANTTYARLYGTNPDDPNSPPISVEYAALQGTALPVSERTFTRAQRGEIFEDARVWLFDAEGTWRALSVTTMPHTSSADDSASTMLVAHDITAVTEAERERERIAAVASHELRHPLTVIIGHADLALEEEDELTPKIREHLETILSASERMLGIASTMLQRSRSGFTPTQDRRSFDLVPLLAAVSEAFAATAREQSVALDTDLPDHLRMDGDVFRLRQVLDNIVSNAVKYTPAGGSVRVSAALDDDTAIIVVADTGIGISSEDLEHVFDPLFRSTRAQEHAPGTGLGLGIAREIVTAHGGTLTMSSELGHGTTVTLRLPRSVSPES, encoded by the coding sequence GGTCTCGAGCGCCGAGCGCAGCACGATCGAGCTGATCAACGGCGTGGATGTCGGCATCCTCCGCTTCGCCCGTGACGGTTCACTCCTCGCCGCCAACACCACGTACGCCCGGCTCTACGGCACCAATCCGGACGACCCGAACTCTCCTCCCATCTCTGTCGAGTACGCGGCCCTGCAGGGCACGGCGCTCCCGGTATCCGAACGCACCTTCACGCGTGCGCAGCGCGGCGAGATCTTCGAGGATGCCCGCGTCTGGCTCTTCGACGCGGAAGGCACCTGGCGGGCCCTGTCGGTGACGACCATGCCGCACACCTCCTCAGCCGACGACTCGGCCTCGACGATGCTCGTCGCCCACGACATCACCGCGGTCACCGAGGCCGAGCGGGAGCGGGAACGCATTGCCGCGGTGGCCTCCCACGAGCTGCGGCATCCGCTCACTGTCATCATCGGTCATGCCGACCTCGCGCTCGAAGAAGAGGACGAGCTGACCCCGAAGATCCGCGAGCATCTCGAGACGATCCTCTCGGCCAGCGAACGGATGCTCGGCATCGCCTCGACGATGCTGCAACGCTCGCGCAGCGGGTTCACTCCGACCCAAGACCGCCGCTCGTTCGACCTCGTTCCCCTGCTCGCCGCCGTAAGCGAAGCGTTCGCGGCGACAGCACGCGAACAGAGCGTAGCGCTGGACACCGACCTCCCTGACCACTTGCGGATGGATGGCGACGTGTTCCGCCTTCGCCAGGTGCTCGACAACATCGTCAGCAACGCCGTGAAGTACACCCCCGCTGGCGGGTCGGTTCGCGTCTCGGCGGCTCTGGATGACGACACCGCCATCATCGTGGTCGCCGACACGGGTATCGGCATCTCATCTGAGGATCTCGAGCACGTGTTCGATCCCCTCTTCCGCAGCACCCGTGCGCAAGAGCATGCGCCCGGCACGGGACTCGGACTCGGCATCGCTCGGGAGATCGTGACAGCGCACGGCGGCACCCTCACAATGTCCAGCGAGCTCGGTCACGGCACGACGGTGACCCTTCGCCTTCCCCGTTCGGTTTCCCCGGAGTCGTGA
- a CDS encoding tRNA pseudouridine synthase A translates to MRIRLDISYDGSHFRGWARQPHQRTVQGTIEGALSRVLGGDPRLVVAGRTDAGVHATGQVAHLDLDEGQVRRLASTRRRGESEDGVSALARRIRGVLGAYADVAVTRTSIAPEGFDARFSAVWRRYEYRVADDLVPYDPLERHRTTVVRGELDAAAMDAAAGALRGLHDFAAYCKPREEATTIRTLLDFGWVRDASGVLVATVRADAFCHSMVRALVGGCVAVGEGRLSVGDLVRIRDELARVPEVKVLAARGLTLTEVGYPADDLLAQRASQTRARRDLDAD, encoded by the coding sequence GTGCGCATCCGGCTCGACATCTCCTACGACGGCTCGCACTTTCGCGGGTGGGCGCGGCAGCCGCATCAGCGGACCGTCCAGGGAACCATTGAGGGTGCTCTCTCCCGCGTGCTCGGCGGCGATCCGCGGCTGGTTGTCGCCGGACGAACGGACGCCGGCGTGCATGCCACCGGGCAGGTAGCGCATCTGGATCTCGACGAGGGGCAGGTCAGGCGGCTCGCATCCACCCGTCGACGCGGTGAGTCCGAGGATGGTGTGAGTGCGTTGGCCCGCCGCATCCGCGGGGTCCTCGGTGCCTATGCCGATGTCGCGGTGACCCGGACCTCGATCGCGCCGGAGGGCTTCGATGCGCGGTTCTCGGCCGTGTGGCGCCGCTACGAGTACCGCGTCGCCGACGACCTCGTGCCGTACGACCCGCTCGAGCGCCATCGCACGACTGTCGTGCGCGGGGAACTCGATGCCGCGGCGATGGATGCGGCAGCCGGCGCTCTGCGCGGGCTCCACGACTTCGCCGCGTACTGCAAGCCGCGGGAGGAAGCGACCACGATCCGCACGCTCCTCGATTTCGGGTGGGTGCGGGACGCGTCCGGTGTGCTGGTGGCAACCGTCCGGGCCGATGCGTTCTGCCACAGCATGGTGCGCGCGCTGGTCGGCGGATGCGTCGCGGTCGGTGAGGGGCGGCTGAGCGTTGGGGATCTCGTGCGGATCCGGGACGAGCTGGCCCGCGTCCCCGAGGTCAAGGTTCTGGCAGCTCGCGGCCTCACGCTCACCGAGGTGGGATACCCCGCCGACGATCTGCTCGCCCAGCGGGCGTCGCAAACCCGCGCGCGACGGGACCTCGACGCCGACTGA
- a CDS encoding acyltransferase family protein, translated as MSSPLPADRPAVSPTADAGSGTRPSTRPSARLPGLDGLRALAVILVVVYHLFPQWWFAGGFIGVDVFFVISGFLITTLLLRERDASGRISLVGFWRRRARRLLPALILLLLVCSSAAWLIGGDVLVRLGAQIVGALTFSYNWIAILIGEGYFGGTTPELFRNLWSLGIEEQFYVLWPLILPVILVLPRAWARVAAVGALAAASTVWMGELVATTDAVSRAYYGTDSHAFGILLGVALAFGLHRTLSAPTLWMQRTTVRRGAAIVGGAAVLGLIAISLVPPTDSVRTFPLTIAAASILSAIAIVAAVWPHARLGPALDARPLRWIGERSYGLYLWHWPLLVLLVAAVQGSAPEAGVPVWVGLVTLALTVVIAEASYRFLETPVRRAGFRGTWRAARAKVRVESGALWGSVVGDLPLPLSWSEHSRARSQERACHPARPSSPRDKQPSTLPPRARPRRQMPGRNRMVPHNRGRSPTAPSAHRPPRRRRSRAARSPPSATRSCSRRPPPCMRPFPASALMRRYRGPRGLVRASSISSPARDSSAATSSSRSARTVPSVGMPMSASPRPPAPTGPSSS; from the coding sequence ATGTCCAGCCCCCTCCCCGCCGACCGCCCTGCCGTCAGCCCCACCGCTGACGCTGGCTCCGGTACCCGGCCCAGCACCCGCCCCAGCGCGCGGCTGCCGGGCCTCGATGGGCTGCGCGCCCTCGCGGTCATCCTCGTGGTCGTCTACCACCTGTTCCCGCAGTGGTGGTTCGCTGGCGGGTTCATCGGGGTCGACGTCTTCTTCGTGATCAGCGGCTTCCTCATCACGACGCTTCTGCTGCGCGAACGCGACGCCTCGGGCCGCATCAGCCTCGTCGGTTTCTGGCGACGGCGCGCCCGGCGTCTCCTGCCCGCGCTCATCCTGCTGCTGCTCGTGTGCTCGAGCGCCGCGTGGCTCATCGGCGGCGACGTCCTCGTCCGTCTGGGCGCCCAGATCGTCGGCGCCCTTACGTTCAGTTACAACTGGATCGCGATCCTGATCGGCGAGGGTTACTTCGGCGGCACGACCCCCGAGCTGTTCCGGAACCTCTGGTCACTCGGGATCGAAGAGCAGTTCTACGTGCTGTGGCCGCTGATCCTCCCGGTGATCCTGGTGCTGCCGCGGGCGTGGGCGCGTGTCGCTGCCGTCGGCGCCCTCGCGGCAGCATCGACCGTGTGGATGGGCGAGCTCGTCGCCACGACGGATGCCGTCAGCCGCGCGTACTACGGCACCGATTCCCACGCCTTCGGCATCCTCCTCGGCGTTGCGCTCGCGTTCGGACTGCACCGCACGCTCTCGGCGCCGACGCTCTGGATGCAGCGCACCACGGTCCGGCGCGGGGCGGCGATCGTCGGGGGCGCCGCCGTGCTGGGACTGATCGCGATCTCGCTGGTCCCGCCCACGGACTCGGTCCGCACCTTTCCGCTGACGATCGCCGCGGCCAGCATCCTGTCGGCGATCGCCATCGTCGCAGCGGTGTGGCCGCACGCCCGGCTCGGCCCGGCGCTGGACGCGCGCCCGCTGCGCTGGATCGGCGAGCGCTCGTACGGCCTGTACCTGTGGCACTGGCCGCTGCTGGTGCTGCTGGTTGCGGCCGTGCAGGGCAGCGCACCGGAGGCGGGAGTTCCGGTCTGGGTCGGGCTTGTCACGCTCGCGCTCACGGTCGTCATCGCCGAGGCCTCGTACCGGTTCCTCGAGACGCCGGTCCGGCGCGCGGGCTTCCGTGGAACGTGGCGGGCGGCGCGAGCGAAGGTCCGCGTCGAGTCGGGGGCGCTCTGGGGCTCCGTCGTCGGGGACTTGCCACTGCCGCTCTCGTGGTCGGAACACTCGCGGGCGCGCTCACAGGAGCGAGCGTGTCATCCGGCGAGGCCGTCGTCGCCGAGGGACAAGCAGCCGTCGACGCTGCCTCCGCGAGCCCGACCCCGTCGGCAGATGCCCGGCCGGAACCGGATGGTCCCGCACAACCGGGGGCGCTCGCCGACGGCGCCGTCCGCCCACCGGCCCCCTCGCCGACGCCGATCTCGGGCGGCGAGGTCACCGCCGTCGGCGACTCGGTCATGCTCGCGGCGGCCCCCTCCCTGTATGAGACCCTTCCCGGCATCCGCGTTGATGCGGCGGTATCGCGGTCCTCGTGGGCTGGTCCGGGCATCGTCGATCAGCTCGCCAGCTCGGGACAGCTCGGCCGCTACGTCGTCATCGCGCTCGGCACGAACGGTCCCATCAGTTGGGATGCCTATGAGCGCATCGCCACGACCGCCGGCCCCGACAGGACCCTCGTCCTCGTGA